The Sphaerisporangium siamense genome includes the window TCCCCGCAGGACAGGGTGGAGGTCCAGGCCGCGCCGGCCGTCCCGAACGTCCCGGGCATGCTGCCGACCGACATCGCCGACTTCACCGGGCGCACCAAGCAGATCGAGGACATCCGCCAGCGCCTGATGCTCGCCTCCGAGGACCGCTCGCGGTTCGCCGTCCCGATCATCGTGATCGTCGGCAAGCCCGGGGTCGGCAAGACCACGGTCGCCGTGCACGCCTCCCACAGCGTGGGCGACCGCTTCCCCCACGGCCAGCTCTTCGCCGACCTGCACGGCGCGGCCCCGAGGCCCGCGAGCCCCATGCAGGTGCTGGAGCGCTTCCTGCGCGTGCTCGGCGTGTCCGGCACCGCGATCCCCGACGGCCTGGAGGAGCGCGCCGAGATGTACCGCGCGCTGCTCGCCGACCGCCGCATGCTCATCGTCCTCGACGACGCGGGCAGCGAGAGCCAGGTGCTGCCCCTGCTGCCCGGCAACCCCGCCTCCGCCGTCATCATCACCAGCCGCAGCCGCCTGGCGGGGCTGGCGGGCGCCGTCCACGTCGACGTGGACATCTTCGAGTCCGACCAGTCGGTGAACCTGCTGTCGCGCATCGCGGGCATCGAACGAGTGCAGTCGGAGATCGAGGCGGCCGAGGCGCTGGCCGAGCTGTGCGGGCACCTGCCGCTCGCGCTGCGCATCGCCGGCGCCCGGCTGTCGGCACGCCCGCACTGGAGCATCGAGCAGCTCGTGAGCCGCCTGGAGGACGAGACCCGCAGGCTCGACGAGCTCAAACACGGCGAGATGGGCATCCGGGCCAGCATCTCGCTCACCTACGACAGCATCAGCGAGGACGCCCGCCGCCTGTTCCGCCGCCTGACCATCCTGGACGCGCAGATCTTCTCGGCCTGGGTGAGCGCGGCCCTGCTCGACCAGCCCCTCCACGACGCCCAGGACCTGCTGGACGACCTGGCCGACGCCCAGCTCATCGAGACCACCGGCGTGGGGTACGGCGTGCACAGCCAGTACCGCTTCCACGACCTGCTGCGCGTGTTCGCCCGCGAGCGCCTGGCCGCCGAGGAGACCCCGGCCGAGCGCGGCGCCGCGCTGGCCCGCGTCCTCGGCGGGCTGCTGTTCCTGGCCGAGGCCGCCCACCGCCGCGAGTACGGCGGCGACTACGTCCAGATCCACAGCGGCGCCGTCCGCTGGCCGCTGCCCGCCAAGCTGGTCGACCAGCTCGTCGCCGCTCCCCTGCAGTGGTACGAGCGCGAGCGCAGCATGCTGGTGTCCGGCATACGCCAGGCCGCGCAGGCGGGGCTCGTGGAGCTGTGCTGGGACCTCGCGATCAGCTCGGTGACGCTGTTCGAGTCGCGGGTCTACCTCGACGACTGGCGTGAGACCCACCAGATCGCGCTGGCCGCCGCCCGGCAGGCCCAGGACAAGCGCGGCCAGGCCGCCATGCACTACTCGCGGGGCTCGCTCTACATCACCGAGCAGCGGTTCGGCGACGCCCGCTGCGACTTCCAGGCCGCCGTCCAGCTCTTCGAGGAGGTCGGCGACCGGCAGGGCACGGCCCTGGTCATCAGGAACATCGGGTTCCTGGACCGGCTGAGCGGGCGGTTCTCCGACGCCGAGGCCCACTACAAACGGGCCCTGGACATCTTCCGCGGCACCGGGGACCAGGTCGCGTCGGCGTACGTGCTGCACAACCTGGCGCAGCTCCGGCTGGAGTTCGACGACCTGCCCGGGGCGCAGCGCCTGCTGGCCGAGGCGCTGGAGCTGAGCCGCACCAGCGGCAGCAGGCGGGTGGAGGCCCAGGTGCTGCACCGCATCGGCCATACCTACCTCCAGTCCGACCAGCCCGCGCTGGCGGCGGAGGTCTTCAACGAGGCGCTGACCGTGGTCCGCAACATCGGCGACCCCACCGGCGAGGCGTACGCGCTGCACGGTCTCGGCATCGCCCGGCTCCGGCGAGGGGAGCTGGCCGAGGCCGCGAGCGCGCTGCACCGGTCGCTGATGCTGGCGAGCACGTCCAGCGAGCAGCTCGTGGAGGCGCGGGTGCAGCTCGGCCTCGGCGAGCTGTCCATGGCGCAGGACGACGCCACGCAGGCCGTGCTGCACCTGGAGCAGGCGCTGTCGCTGTTCCGCTCGATGCACATGCCGTTGCTGGAGGCCCGCACGCTGGTCTCGCTCAGCGAGGCGCAGCGGCGGGCCGGCGACGACGAGGCGGCACGGGACTCGCTCGGCCGGGCGCTGGCCCTGACCGACAAGATGGACGCCCCGGTGGCCCAGCAGATGCGCGCCCAGCTCGACCAGATCATCGGCGAGGCCGCCCCGCGGGACTGAGTCCCGCGGGGCGCCTTCTCACCGTGCGCCGGGCCCCTAGGGGACGTCGTAGCCGAGCGTGTAGGGTCCGGACCCCGAGCCGGCCACGATGCGGTAGCGGTAGTAACCCGCCGTGCCGC containing:
- a CDS encoding AfsR/SARP family transcriptional regulator, which encodes MLSVLLLDANRVVTIGRLMEAIYGDEPPTTARAQVQICISSLRRLFAANGSPDIIATQSLGYAIRATADEIDAQRFESLVQRARRAREGRNLNEAIRHFRDALSLWRGPALDGIDSRLVQSAASRLAEDRITANEDCIQLELDLGRHHELVGELTELTEEHPLRERLRGQLMTALYRSGRQAEALQVYRNARRTMIEELGIEPNERLQQLEHAILTSDESLDPPSPQDRVEVQAAPAVPNVPGMLPTDIADFTGRTKQIEDIRQRLMLASEDRSRFAVPIIVIVGKPGVGKTTVAVHASHSVGDRFPHGQLFADLHGAAPRPASPMQVLERFLRVLGVSGTAIPDGLEERAEMYRALLADRRMLIVLDDAGSESQVLPLLPGNPASAVIITSRSRLAGLAGAVHVDVDIFESDQSVNLLSRIAGIERVQSEIEAAEALAELCGHLPLALRIAGARLSARPHWSIEQLVSRLEDETRRLDELKHGEMGIRASISLTYDSISEDARRLFRRLTILDAQIFSAWVSAALLDQPLHDAQDLLDDLADAQLIETTGVGYGVHSQYRFHDLLRVFARERLAAEETPAERGAALARVLGGLLFLAEAAHRREYGGDYVQIHSGAVRWPLPAKLVDQLVAAPLQWYERERSMLVSGIRQAAQAGLVELCWDLAISSVTLFESRVYLDDWRETHQIALAAARQAQDKRGQAAMHYSRGSLYITEQRFGDARCDFQAAVQLFEEVGDRQGTALVIRNIGFLDRLSGRFSDAEAHYKRALDIFRGTGDQVASAYVLHNLAQLRLEFDDLPGAQRLLAEALELSRTSGSRRVEAQVLHRIGHTYLQSDQPALAAEVFNEALTVVRNIGDPTGEAYALHGLGIARLRRGELAEAASALHRSLMLASTSSEQLVEARVQLGLGELSMAQDDATQAVLHLEQALSLFRSMHMPLLEARTLVSLSEAQRRAGDDEAARDSLGRALALTDKMDAPVAQQMRAQLDQIIGEAAPRD